In a single window of the Gossypium hirsutum isolate 1008001.06 chromosome D02, Gossypium_hirsutum_v2.1, whole genome shotgun sequence genome:
- the LOC121214548 gene encoding tropomyosin-1-like: MKIAGLGKNSEQWRAKIRKEKEKVDRWERKFQETQIRNEDLEKSLSDSQREKGELSDRVTQLERSLRQYQNRNSAIELRASLGKIEEMKKRIEELETTLQNCEIRIECLEAIESHNKEQLHYFQNHVRSRDHIMEEAVVQIREVVDHIQTLAVQADMLSVKYELESDQGQELAVLLRKIRMLSNRAKLCK; the protein is encoded by the coding sequence ATGAAAATTGCCGGGTTGGGAAAAAATTCAGAACAGTGGCGAGCAAAAATtcgaaaggaaaaggaaaaagtcGATAGATGGGAACGAAAATTCCAAGAGACACAGATACGAAACGAGGatttagaaaagagtttgtcagaTAGCCAAAGAGAAAAGGGTGAATTAAGTGATAGGGTGACTCAGTTGGAAAGATCTCTTCGTCAGTATCAAAATCGAAATTCTGCAATAGAGTTGAGAGCAAGCTTAGGCAAaattgaagaaatgaagaaaagaatagaAGAACTAGAAACAACTTTGCAAAATTGTGAGATTCGGATCGAGTGCTTGGAAGCAATTGAAAGTCATAATAAGGAACAGCTTCACTACTTTCAGAATCATGTTAGGAGCAGAGatcatattatggaggaagcggtGGTCCAAATTCGAGAAGTAGTTGATCATATACAAACTTTAGCAGTGCAGGCTGACATGCTGAGTGTGAAGTACGAGCTAGAATCAGATCAGGGGCAAGAGTTAGCTGTGTTACTTAGGAAGATTAGAATGCTAAGTAATAGGGCAAAGTTATGTAAataa
- the LOC107910755 gene encoding MLO-like protein 10 encodes MKADWYACLDNRVGFKGCFFRQFFRSVGRVDYLTLRNGFINVHLAPGSKFNFQKYIKRSLEDDFKIVVGVSPVLWASFVVYLLLNVRGWHALFWASC; translated from the exons ATGAAAGCAGATTGGTATGCTTGCTTAGACAACAGAGTTGGATTCAAG GGGTGCTTCTTTCGACAATTTTTCAGGTCTGTTGGGAGGGTTGACTACTTGACATTGCGGAATGGATTCATCAAC GTTCATTTAGCTCCTGGAAGTAAGTTCAACTTCCAAAAGTATATCAAAAGATCATTAGAGGATGACTTCAAGATCGTCGTAGGAGTAAG TCCAGTGCTCTGGGCATCATTTGTGGTCTACTTGCTGCTAAATGTCAGAG GTTGGCATGCACTATTTTGGGCATCATGCTAA
- the LOC107886263 gene encoding protein NRT1/ PTR FAMILY 3.1 codes for MENHSMATATPENKDSFATSGNADDKQSKAFVNDNEKGGIKTMPFILLNEICEKLAMVGFSKNMVNYLTQQLHMPLTKAANTVTNFNGTSSLTPLLGAFIADSYAGKFWTITVSTAIYLAGMIVLTLSAALPQLRPPPCAGDQVCQEANGSQMAVLYLSLLFAALGSGGIRPCVAAFGAEQFVEEDPTQPKKTWVFFNWYYFALGVSILLASTVLVYIQDNVGWSWGLGIPTLAMALSIIVFLIGYPLYRNLDPAGSPHTRVLQVSVAAFRKRKIPSISDPKFLYVNEELDASISTDGLLHHTKQLKFLDKAAIVTEEDSLKSSEKPNFWRLNTVHRVEELKSILRMLPIWAAGILFATSNAQQNTFSLQQANTMERHLTKSFVIPSASMSVFGMLSVLITIVLYDRLLVRVARRITGLERGINFLQRMAIGFFIAIIATMVAGFVEVKRKHAASASGLIDSPESTIPISVFWLVPQYSLHGIAEAFMVIGHLEFFYNQAPESMRSTATALFWTSISAGDYTSTLLVTLVHKYSDWLPNRNLNKGKLEYFYWLLTLLQALNIVYYLICAKFYTFKPLSHKTEHVEGVELTTQV; via the exons ATGGAAAACCACAGCATGGCGACTGCAACTCCGGAAAACAAAGATAGCTTTGCTACTTCCGGAAATGCCGATGATAAGCAGAGCAAGGCATTTGTCAATGATAACGAAAAGGGTGGAATTAAGACGATGCCCTTCATCTTAC TAAACGAGATATGCGAGAAATTGGCAATGGTGGGCTTCAGTAAAAACATGGTTAACTACTTGACACAGCAGCTTCATATGCCCTTAACAAAAGCAGCCAACACCGTGACCAACTTCAATGGTACCTCGAGCTTGACGCCATTGCTTGGGGCTTTCATTGCTGATTCCTATGCTGGGAAATTTTGGACCATCACTGTCTCAACGGCCATATACCTAGCA GGAATGATAGTCCTAACACTCTCAGCAGCACTGCCACAGCTACGGCCACCGCCATGTGCAGGTGACCAAGTTTGCCAAGAAGCCAATGGGAGTCAAATGGCTGTTCTCTACCTGTCTCTTCTATTCGCAGCCTTAGGATCAGGCGGGATCCGGCCATGCGTGGCGGCGTTTGGGGCAGAGCAATTCGTTGAGGAGGATCCTACGCAGCCTAAGAAAACGTGGGTTTTCTTTAATTGGTATTACTTTGCATTGGGAGTCTCAATATTACTGGCATCAactgtgcttgtgtatattcaaGACAATGTAGGATGGAGCTGGGGCCTTGGAATTCCTACCTTAGCCATGGCTTTGTCCATAATTGTATTCCTCATTGGTTACCCTCTTTACCGAAATCTGGATCCTGCCGGCAGTCCCCATACTCGTGTCTTACAGGTCTCTGTTGCCGCTTTTAGGAAGAGAAAGATTCCCTCGATTTCTGATCCTAAGTTTTTGTATGTCAACGAGGAGCTCGATGCATCCATTTCCACAGACGGTTTGCTTCACCATACAAAGCAACTCAA ATTTCTGGATAAGGCTGCCATTGTCACTGAAGAAGATAGTCTCAAGTCATCAGAAAAACCCAATTTCTGGAGACTGAACACTGTCCATAGAGTTGAAGAATTAAAATCTATATTGAGGATGCTACCAATTTGGGCAGCTGGTATTCTATTTGCCACATCCAATGCTCAACAGAACACATTTTCATTGCAACAAGCCAACACAATGGAAAGACACCTGACCAAGTCTTTTGTAATTCCCTCTGCTTCTATGTCTGTCTTCGGCATGTTATCAGTGCTCATCACTATAGTCTTATATGATCGCCTATTGGTTCGTGTTGCACGGAGGATCACAGGCCTTGAACGGGGCATAAACTTCTTGCAGCGGATGGCCATTGGCTTTTTCATCGCAATAATAGCAACTATGGTCGCTGGATTCGTTGAAGTGAAGAGAAAGCATGCAGCCTCGGCTAGTGGCCTGATTGACAGCCCCGAATCTACAATTCCCATCTCAGTATTTTGGCTTGTCCCGCAGTATAGCCTTCATGGCATTGCCGAGGCGTTCATGGTAATTGGCCACCTCGAATTTTTCTATAACCAAGCTCCCGAGAGCATGAGGAGCACCGCCACTGCTTTGTTCTGGACATCCATATCCGCTGGGGACTACACAAGCACACTTTTGGTTACGCTAGTCCACAAGTATTCCGACTGGCTTCCTAATAGAAACTTGAATAAGGGGAAGTTGGAGTATTTCTATTGGTTGCTCACACTTTTGCAAGCTCTAAACATTGTATACTACTTAATATGTGCAAAATTTTATACTTTCAAGCCTCTCAGCCACAAAACAGAACATGTTGAGGGGGTTGAACTCACTACCCAGGTTTAA